The following DNA comes from Vibrio gigantis.
TTGCGAAAAACCTAGATCAACTTTATGAGTTCATGATCACGCAAATTTCTGCGGCAAATCACAAAAATGACCCTCAGCCTATTGATGATGTTATCGATATTATTCGCGAAATTAAGAGCGCTTGGGACCAAATTCCGAACGAATATCACAACTTGACGTCCGCTGACGTAGGCATTTAAAGAAAAATTGCAGTTTTAACCAATCTCATATCCCTTAATTGGTTGGTTGCCTTATTTTTTTAATCAAATAAAATAGAAGCCATTAGATAGCCTAATGGCTTTTTTCGTTGCTGATTTCCTAAATTTGTCTACGTAGACCATACTCATTGATACTTTTCACTGTTTTATAGACTACGTCGCTCACCGTTTTTCCGCATCGCACCAAAATAAAGGCAATAATTCCTACTTATGCAAGGTTTGGCAAAACTGCTTGTCGTCGACGATAACGCTCAAGATCGTCACAATTTAAGCACAATATTAGAGTTTGTAGGAGAGAGCTGCGAAGTAATCAGCTCTGAACAAGCACGTAAAGTTGACTGGTCACTACAGTGGGCCGGTTGCATTATTGGTACCATTAAAGGTAAAGGCTTCAACGCATTACTGAATGAGAAGCTTGTTCACGCCAATCACATCCCTTTACTGGTGATTGGTAAAAACAATCATCCGGTTGACGAGTTGACTAACTATGTTGGTGAACTTGAACTTCCTCTTAACTACCCGCAATTAAGTGATGCATTAAGACACTGTAAAGATTTCTTAGGTCGCAAAGGTGTTCAAGTTGTGTCTTCTGCACGCAAGAACACACTGTTTCGCAGCCTAGTAGGACAAAGTGCTGGCATTCAAGAAGTACGTCACTTAATTGAACAAGTCTCTTCTACGGAAGCAAACGTGCTGATTCTTGGCGAATCAGGTACAGGCAAAGAAGTTGTAGCGCGTAACATTCATTACCACTCTAAACGTCGTTCAGGGCCTTTTGTACCAGTCAACTGTGGCGCGATTCCGCCAGATTTATTGGAAAGTGAACTGTTTGGTCATGAGAAGGGCGCATTCACAGGTGCGATTACCGCGCGTAAAGGTCGTTTTGAATTGGCTGAAGGTGGCACGCTGTTTCTTGATGAAATTGGTGATATGCCAATGGCGATGCAAGTTAAGTTGCTACGAGTATTGCAAGAGCGATGTTTTGAACGCGTAGGTGGCAATAGCACCATACAAGCCGACGTTCGAGTGATTGCTGCAACGCACCGTAATCTTGAAGATATGATCGACGATGACTCGTTTCGTGAAGACCTCTACTATCGCTTGAATGTATTCCCGATTGAAATGCCCGCGCTTCAAGACCGTAAAGAAGACATTCCATTATTGCTTCAAGAGCTGATGACTCGAATGGAAGCGGAAGGCAGTATGCCTATCTGTTTCACGGCTCGTGCTATCAACTCTTTGAT
Coding sequences within:
- a CDS encoding sigma-54 dependent transcriptional regulator translates to MQGLAKLLVVDDNAQDRHNLSTILEFVGESCEVISSEQARKVDWSLQWAGCIIGTIKGKGFNALLNEKLVHANHIPLLVIGKNNHPVDELTNYVGELELPLNYPQLSDALRHCKDFLGRKGVQVVSSARKNTLFRSLVGQSAGIQEVRHLIEQVSSTEANVLILGESGTGKEVVARNIHYHSKRRSGPFVPVNCGAIPPDLLESELFGHEKGAFTGAITARKGRFELAEGGTLFLDEIGDMPMAMQVKLLRVLQERCFERVGGNSTIQADVRVIAATHRNLEDMIDDDSFREDLYYRLNVFPIEMPALQDRKEDIPLLLQELMTRMEAEGSMPICFTARAINSLMEHYWPGNVRELANLVERMVILYPNSLVDVNHLPTKYRYSDIPEFQPEFNSFGSEEEQERDALADLFSEDFSFDQQDDIADNANAPQELPPEGVNLKELLADMEVNMINQALEAQGGIVARAADMLGMRRTTLVEKMRKYNLQR